Sequence from the Herbaspirillum sp. meg3 genome:
CGACAGCACCAAGCACGACTGAGTAAGCAAACCATCCGCGCGACACTAGCTTGCGCGCACAACCTGATTACGCCCGTTATTTTTTGCGACGTAGAGTGCTTCGTCAGCCAGACGAATCATGTGATCAAGACTTTCCGCACCGACAAGCGCGCTGACGCCGAAGCTGGCGGTAATGGAAATTGGCGTGCCGTCTTCGGCAGCAATGGTATGCCCCGCCAATGTCGCGCGCAGCTTTTCCGCCACCACCAACGCCTGCTCCAGATCCGCCTCCGGCAGCAGGATGATGAATTCCTCTCCACCGTAGCGCGCGAGAATATCCACCTTGCGCAACAGCTGCGCGATCAGTTGCACGGCATTGCGCAAAATACTGTCACCGGCAAGATGACCGTAGCTGTCGTTGATGCGCTTGAAGTGATCGATATCCAGAAGAACAAGTGCAAGATTGCGCTTATAACGCTGCGCCACCGCCAACTGCTGCTCACTGTGCGCGAAGAACGCGCGGCGGTTGAGTACCCCCGTCAGAAAATCCGTATTCGACGACACCTGCAATTGCTGAATCAGCATCTCGCGCTCGCCGGCGAGACTGATACGCTCCAGGCTTCTCGCCTTCAAGACCTGCAGTGCTCGCAGCATGTCGCCGATTTCATCCTGATAGCGCGCCTGAGGAATCTCCACCTCAAGATTGTCGACCGCCAGCCCGGTCACCAGTGTCGTTGCCCGTAGAATCGGCGCCAACACGCGCTGGCGCACCAAATACATCAGCACGAAGAAAAAAATCACCGCCACCATCGCCATGACAACTGTCGCAATCAGATAGTTGCGCGCCTGGCGATTGCGAATTTCCGCATCGCGAATCAGATCGGACAGAATGACATCCCGCAAACGCAAAATAGATGCCATCGGCGGGACATAACGCGCAGCCAATTCGGCCGTCGTCAATTCATAGCCGCCGGAGATCAGCCCCACCTGCAACAACTGACCTAAAATCGGCAAACCCTTGCCGAAGTATTGCGCATCAAGATCAGACAACGCCGCGTTATACGCCGGGTTATTCCTGTAAGCACGCATCTGAATGTTGAGCAAGGAGCGCAATTGCTCGATAC
This genomic interval carries:
- a CDS encoding diguanylate cyclase, with the protein product MSLNRLFWLISVALMLILLALTARIVSSEWGQYRRGARSVETVRVVQLIMIAMEKTSIERGPSNALMGGEIADLPQLSQKLQAARAQTDQSIAVLLNALRADADVRYAPAIRNIEYVKAALEPARSNVDRQVELPRSQRSSDEVSVAVSGMIDLIPPFVTAVADLTSIAIQSDPELLDGLTGMRVASSLREYAGQVGSKFTAPIVTQRPLTKDEVIEIGKLYGRIEQLRSLLNIQMRAYRNNPAYNAALSDLDAQYFGKGLPILGQLLQVGLISGGYELTTAELAARYVPPMASILRLRDVILSDLIRDAEIRNRQARNYLIATVVMAMVAVIFFFVLMYLVRQRVLAPILRATTLVTGLAVDNLEVEIPQARYQDEIGDMLRALQVLKARSLERISLAGEREMLIQQLQVSSNTDFLTGVLNRRAFFAHSEQQLAVAQRYKRNLALVLLDIDHFKRINDSYGHLAGDSILRNAVQLIAQLLRKVDILARYGGEEFIILLPEADLEQALVVAEKLRATLAGHTIAAEDGTPISITASFGVSALVGAESLDHMIRLADEALYVAKNNGRNQVVRAS